One genomic region from Rosa rugosa chromosome 1, drRosRugo1.1, whole genome shotgun sequence encodes:
- the LOC133725281 gene encoding casein kinase 1-like protein HD16 has translation MPVLRGRGRGAAKKQEVTNPIDAGEAIATRTRRRRAAAAAAALPNNNNNNNNNNQVKEEKNRKAAAAAAAGEEKKVVVKAEKKRVVEKEEVKEKKMNDSGSGGVRSNAKAEEEGSTAPLPEKVTVGGSPVYRLDRKLGKGGFGQVYVGRRVSAINTNERTGPGAVEVALKLEHKNSKGCNYGPPQEWKVYDTLGGSHGVPRVHYKGKQGEYYIMVMDMLGPSLWDVWNNGNQTMAIEMVACIAIEAISILEKMHSRGYVHGDVKPENFLLGTPGTPDEKKLFLVDLGLATKWRDSSTGQHVDYDQRPDVFRGTVRYASVHAHLGRTSSRRDDLESLAYTLVFLLRGRLPWQGYQGENKGFLVCKKKMATSPETLCSFCPLPFRQFVEHVVNLKFDEEPNYAKYISLFDGTVSPNPDIRPINTEGAQKLINLVGHKRGRLTMEEEDDEQPKKRIRMGMPATQWISVYNARRPMKQRYHYNVADTRLAQHIEKGNEDGLYISSVASSQNLWALIMDAGTGFTSQVYELAPTCLHKEWIMEQWEKSYYISALAGATNGSSLVVMSKGTTFTQQSYKVSDTFPFKWINKKWKEDFFVTSMATAGSRWAIVMSRGANYSDQVVELDFLYPSEGIHRRWDSGYRITATAATWDQAAFVLSVPRKKPQDETQETLRTSAFPSTHVKEKWAKNLYIASICYGRTVS, from the exons ATGCCGGTACTGCGTGGAAGGGGCCGTGGAGCAGCTAAAAAGCAGGAGGTTACGAATCCGATCGACGCCGGAGAGGCCATTGCCACCAGAACAAGGCGAAGgcgagcggcggcggcggcggcggcactgccgaataataataataacaacaacaataataatCAGGTGAAGGAGGAAAAGAATCGGAAGGCGGCGGCTGCGGCGGCGGCCGGTGAGGAGAAGAAGGTAGTCGTTAAGGCGGAGAAAAAGAGGGTCGTTGAGAAGGAGGAAgtgaaagagaagaagatgaatgACAGTGGTAGTGGCGGCGTTAGGAGTAATGCCAAGGCTGAAGAAGAAGGCAGCACTGCTCCTCTTCCTGAGAAG GTTACTGTTGGTGGTTCCCCTGTCTACAGATTAGATAGAAAGCTGGGTAAGGGTGGCTTCGGACAAGTGTATGTCGGTCGGCGTGTTTCTGCTATAAATACGAATGAGAGAACTGGACCAGGAGCTGTTGAG GTGGCCTTAAAACTCGAGCACAAAAATAGTAAAGGGTGCAATTATGGACCCCCACAGGAGTGGAAAGTTTATGA CACTCTTGGCGGCAGCCATGGTGTGCCGCGGGTACACTATAAAGGCAAGCAAGGCGAGTATTATATTATG GTGATGGACATGTTGGGGCCAAGCTTGTGGGATGTTTGGAATAATGGCAATCAAAC AATGGCCATTGAAATGGTTGCGTGTATTGCCATTGAAGCAATATCAATATTGGAGAAGATGCATTCTCGAGG GTATGTACATGGAGATGTAAAGCCTGAAAACTTTCTACTTGGTACTCCTGGGACTCCTGATGAGAAAAAGCTATTTTTAGTTGATCTTGGACTAG CAACTAAATGGCGAGATAGTTCAACCGGTCAGCATGTTGATTATGACCAAAGGCCAGATGTTTTCAG AGGAACAGTACGTTACGCTAGTGTGCATGCTCATTTAGGGAGAACGAGTAGTAGGAGAGATGATCTTGAGTCTCTAGCTTATACCCTTGTGTTCCTTCTCCGTGGTCGCCTCCCCTGGCAAGGATACCAG GGAGAGAATAAAGGATTCCTTGTCTGCAAGAAGAAGATGGCAACGTCTCCAGAGACCTTGTGTTCTTTCTGTCCACTCCCTTTTAGACAATTTGTTGAACATGTGGTGAACTTGAAGTTTGATGAAGAACCTAATTATGCAAAATATATATCACTATTTGATGGGACTGTAAGTCCAAATCCTGATATCAGGCCAATAAACACAGAGGGTGCACAGAAG CTTATTAATCTGGTTGGTCATAAGAGAGGAAGATTGAcaatggaggaggaggatgatgaacAACCAAAGAAGAGAATTAGAATGGGTATGCCAGCAACACAATGGATCAGTGTTTATAATGCTCGGAGACCGATGAAGCAAAG GTATCACTATAATGTGGCTGATACAAGGCTTGCACAGCATATTGAGAAAGGGAATGAGGATGGGTTATATATAAGCAGTGTGGCTTCTTCTCAAAATTTGTGGGCCTTGATTATGGATGCAGGCACTGGTTTCACTTCCCAAGTTTATGAACTTGCTCCGACTTGTCTTCACAAG GAATGGATAATGGAACAGTGGGAGAAAAGCTATTACATCAGTGCATTAGCCGGAGCTACTAATGGGAGTTCATTAGTAGTAATGTCCAAGG GTACAACTTTTACGCAGCAGTCATACAAAGTCAGCGATACATTTCCATTTAAGTGGATTAACAAAAAGTGGAAAGAGGACTTTTTTGTTACGTCAATGGCCACTGCAGGAAGTAGATGGGCCATTGTTATGTCTCGGGGTGCTAATTATTCAGACCAA GTTGTTGAACTAGATTTCCTTTATCCTAGTGAAGGAATACATCGGCGCTGGGATTCTGGATATCGTATAACTGCAACTGCAGCAACATGGGATCAGGCCGCTTTTGTTCTCAGCGTGCCAAGGAAGAAGCCTCAAGATGAAACCCAGGAGACGCTTCGTACTTCTGCTTTTCCAAGTACACATGTCAAG GAGAAGTGGGCGAAGAACCTTTATATTGCATCTATTTGTTATGGACGAACAGTATCATAA
- the LOC133725284 gene encoding protein SAWADEE HOMEODOMAIN HOMOLOG 1-like isoform X2: MKDSKLAKNLHQSETMERKPMNSLSVFTNSEIMKMENIFKETPQQSLSQEFFQNLATNFSCQPSRVGKSDITRQQVEGWFQSKRKEIQAKGTSSSGAFDWVVESHEDLSDLTMFSNAPDNSQKPKDLSELAFEAKSSKDGAWYDVASFLSYRVVSSGELEVRVRYAGFGREEDEWVNVRRAVRDRSIPLEESECHKVKVGDLVLCFQEREDEAVYCDAHVLEIQRSLHDQTGCRCIFVVRFDHDKSKEQVSLGRLCCRPSQYTSSAIVKPNQDINTKQEINRDKDVKFSFLY; encoded by the exons ATGAAAGACTCAAAATTAGCAAAGAATCTTCATCAGTCAGAGACAATGGAAAGAAAACCAATGAATTCCCTCTCTGTATTCACCAATTCTGAG ATTATGAAAATGGAGAATATTTTCAAGGAGACACCACAACAATCACTTTCTCAGGAGTTTTTCCAAAATCTTGCAACAAATTTCAG CTGCCAACCAAGCCGTGTTGGAAAATCGGATATAACAAGGCAACAG GTGGAAGGTTGGTTCCAGAGTAAACGAAAAGAGATTCAAGCCAAAGGCACTTCGTCATCTGGTGCCTTTGATTGGGTTGTTGAATCCCATGAAGATCTTTCAGATTTGACTATGTTCAGCAATGCACCTGACAATTCTCAGAAGCCAAAAG ATCTTTCAGAGTTGGCATTTGAAGCAAAATCATCGAAAGACGGTGCATG GTATGATGTTGCTTCTTTCCTCTCCTACAGAGTTGTCAGTTCAGGAGAACTA GAAGTTCGAGTTCGTTATGCTGGATTTGGTAGGGAGGAGGATGAATGGGTAAATGTGAGAAGAGCAGTGCGTGACAGATCTATTCCTCTAGAAGAGTCCGAGTGTCATAAGGTCAAGGTTGGGGATCTTGTCCTATGCTTCCAG GAACGAGAAGATGAAGCTGTCTACTGTGATGCCCATGTTCTGGAAATCCAGAGGAGCCTACATGACCAAACAGGCTGCAGGTGTATTTTTGTTGTTCGCTTCGACCATGATAAAAGCAAG GAACAAGTTTCGTTGGGAAGGTTATGTTGCAGGCCTTCACAATACACTTCTTCAGCCATTGTTAAACCCAATCAGGACATCAATACTAAGCAGGAGATAAATAGAGACAAGGACGtgaagttttcttttctttattga
- the LOC133725284 gene encoding protein SAWADEE HOMEODOMAIN HOMOLOG 1-like isoform X1, with the protein MKDSKLAKNLHQSETMERKPMNSLSVFTNSEIMKMENIFKETPQQSLSQEFFQNLATNFSCQPSRVGKSDITRQQVEGWFQSKRKEIQAKGTSSSGAFDWVVESHEDLSDLTMFSNAPDNSQKPKDPCVTDLSELAFEAKSSKDGAWYDVASFLSYRVVSSGELEVRVRYAGFGREEDEWVNVRRAVRDRSIPLEESECHKVKVGDLVLCFQEREDEAVYCDAHVLEIQRSLHDQTGCRCIFVVRFDHDKSKEQVSLGRLCCRPSQYTSSAIVKPNQDINTKQEINRDKDVKFSFLY; encoded by the exons ATGAAAGACTCAAAATTAGCAAAGAATCTTCATCAGTCAGAGACAATGGAAAGAAAACCAATGAATTCCCTCTCTGTATTCACCAATTCTGAG ATTATGAAAATGGAGAATATTTTCAAGGAGACACCACAACAATCACTTTCTCAGGAGTTTTTCCAAAATCTTGCAACAAATTTCAG CTGCCAACCAAGCCGTGTTGGAAAATCGGATATAACAAGGCAACAG GTGGAAGGTTGGTTCCAGAGTAAACGAAAAGAGATTCAAGCCAAAGGCACTTCGTCATCTGGTGCCTTTGATTGGGTTGTTGAATCCCATGAAGATCTTTCAGATTTGACTATGTTCAGCAATGCACCTGACAATTCTCAGAAGCCAAAAG ATCCATGCGTCACAGATCTTTCAGAGTTGGCATTTGAAGCAAAATCATCGAAAGACGGTGCATG GTATGATGTTGCTTCTTTCCTCTCCTACAGAGTTGTCAGTTCAGGAGAACTA GAAGTTCGAGTTCGTTATGCTGGATTTGGTAGGGAGGAGGATGAATGGGTAAATGTGAGAAGAGCAGTGCGTGACAGATCTATTCCTCTAGAAGAGTCCGAGTGTCATAAGGTCAAGGTTGGGGATCTTGTCCTATGCTTCCAG GAACGAGAAGATGAAGCTGTCTACTGTGATGCCCATGTTCTGGAAATCCAGAGGAGCCTACATGACCAAACAGGCTGCAGGTGTATTTTTGTTGTTCGCTTCGACCATGATAAAAGCAAG GAACAAGTTTCGTTGGGAAGGTTATGTTGCAGGCCTTCACAATACACTTCTTCAGCCATTGTTAAACCCAATCAGGACATCAATACTAAGCAGGAGATAAATAGAGACAAGGACGtgaagttttcttttctttattga